The region GGAGTTTTGTTATGGATTTACTTAAGGGCTTGCGACTCTGCCTGTTCTTTAGAAGAGGGGGGAAGAGTCTTTGGTCCGAGGATTTCCCGGCTCATCGTTCCAACAGGAGCGCTCGCAAGACAATAAAATAAAAAAATAATTTTTGGTTGGGCTTGGAGATCTTGTCCGAGGTAGAACGATGAGGAGAAAATCGTGTGACTTGAGAAGGAGCAAAAGCTCTATAGGAGTGTTTCTTTCTTCCTGAGCTTCAAATCAATATAGCAGCTGGCTATTCCTACGTAAAGGGTAATGTAGTGGCGGTGATTGATAGTCTGTGGTGTAATCATATAGCTGCTGAAAGCCAATTTAAGCTTGCCGTGCCTTAAATAAGGCCTTTTTTTAGTGCGAAGTGGGAAATGCGAAATTCGAAGTGGGTATAGTTAATTTGTCCTAGGAACTGTTAATTTTGTCCTCATTCTTGCTATATTTCCTTTGATATAACACTTCTCTCTATGGCGGACTTTTTAGCACAGGGTACTAAGGCTCCTAATTTTATTGCGCAATCAACATCAGGCGAAATGGTGAGTCTTAAGGATTTTGCTGGTAAGCAGATAGTTCTGTATTTTTATCCTAAAGATGATACTCCTGGTTGTACTAAAGAAGCTTGTGGCTTTCGGGATACTATTGGTGATATCCAAGCGAAGGGGGCTGTTGTCCTTGGAGTGAGCCGAGATACTATGGCCAAACATCTCAAGTTTAAGGAAAAGTTTCATTTAAACTTTGAT is a window of Candidatus Abawacabacteria bacterium DNA encoding:
- the bcp gene encoding thioredoxin-dependent thiol peroxidase; protein product: MADFLAQGTKAPNFIAQSTSGEMVSLKDFAGKQIVLYFYPKDDTPGCTKEACGFRDTIGDIQAKGAVVLGVSRDTMAKHLKFKEKFHLNFDLLSDEDGKITEAYRVWGEKSMYGRKYFGIFRVTYIIDEQGNIKKVFPKVNPTVHAKEVLEALN